One segment of Anatilimnocola aggregata DNA contains the following:
- the tyrS gene encoding tyrosine--tRNA ligase, with protein MSLFADLTWRGLVNQTTADEHLPQWLNSGSRTVYCGFDPTSDSLHVGSLLPVMLLRRFQKAGHRPIALVGGATGMVGDPTGKTDERKLLDADSLRTNVAGIRSQLERFIDFGDGKSTSGAMLVNNFDWMGGISYLEFLRDVGKHFPVNIMLAKDSVKGRLERDSGISYTEFSYMLLQAYDFVVLKRRHGCDLQIGGSDQWGNITAGIDLARRMDSVQLYGMTCPLLLKSDGTKMGKSEKGAVYLDAAKTSPYAFYQYWINLADADAGMALRFLTELAHEEIEALDAQRIAEAHKRDSQKRLAEELTRLVHGEAGLAAARKATEIFFGAEIENLSDSELTEIFADVPNKQLSPSILAGEGLPLIDALVESGLCKSKGDARRVVDQGGAYVNNRRQNGVDTKLTTAQLASETVMVLRSGKKNYALLRFV; from the coding sequence ATGTCGCTCTTCGCCGACCTCACCTGGCGTGGTCTTGTCAATCAAACCACAGCCGACGAACATCTTCCCCAGTGGCTGAACTCCGGTTCACGCACCGTCTACTGCGGCTTTGATCCGACTTCGGACAGCCTGCACGTCGGCAGCTTGTTGCCCGTGATGCTGCTGCGGCGATTTCAAAAGGCCGGCCATCGCCCCATCGCGCTTGTGGGTGGTGCAACTGGCATGGTGGGCGACCCGACAGGCAAGACCGACGAGCGGAAACTGCTCGATGCCGATTCGCTGCGGACCAATGTGGCCGGCATTCGTTCGCAGCTGGAGCGGTTTATCGACTTTGGCGATGGCAAGTCGACCAGCGGCGCGATGCTCGTCAACAACTTCGACTGGATGGGAGGCATTTCGTACCTCGAATTTTTGCGCGACGTCGGCAAACACTTTCCCGTCAACATCATGCTCGCCAAAGATTCGGTAAAGGGCCGACTCGAGCGCGATAGCGGCATCAGCTACACCGAGTTCAGTTACATGCTGCTCCAGGCGTACGACTTTGTCGTTCTCAAGCGGCGGCATGGCTGCGATCTGCAAATCGGCGGCAGCGATCAGTGGGGAAACATCACCGCGGGGATCGATCTCGCCCGCCGCATGGACAGCGTGCAACTTTACGGCATGACTTGCCCGCTGCTGCTGAAGAGCGACGGCACGAAGATGGGCAAGTCCGAGAAAGGAGCTGTCTATCTCGACGCTGCGAAGACAAGTCCTTATGCGTTTTATCAGTATTGGATTAACCTGGCCGATGCTGATGCCGGGATGGCGCTCCGCTTTCTCACCGAGCTGGCGCACGAAGAAATCGAAGCGCTCGATGCCCAGCGCATTGCCGAAGCGCACAAACGCGACAGTCAGAAGCGATTAGCTGAAGAGTTAACCAGGCTCGTGCATGGCGAGGCCGGACTCGCCGCCGCGCGGAAGGCGACCGAGATTTTCTTCGGCGCGGAGATTGAGAACTTGTCGGATAGCGAACTTACCGAAATCTTCGCCGATGTGCCCAACAAACAACTTTCGCCATCCATACTTGCTGGCGAAGGTCTGCCGCTGATCGACGCGCTGGTCGAATCGGGTCTGTGCAAGTCCAAAGGAGATGCGCGGCGCGTCGTCGATCAAGGTGGCGCGTACGTCAACAACCGCCGACAAAACGGCGTCGATACGAAGCTCACCACCGCGCAACTTGCCAGCGAAACCGTGATGGTCCTCCGCAGCGGCAAAAAGAACTATGCCTTGCTGCGGTTTGTGTAG
- a CDS encoding EamA family transporter, translated as MNDILPAKPGWLWFAMGSALFAAATTLLGKIGVSEVNSNVATFIRVVVMFAVMAGLLTARREWSGFSVVSPRSLFFVVASGLATGLSWLCYFRALQLAPASRVAPIDKLSVALVIIFAVAFLGEPLTWQVALGGLLIVTGVMVLSLA; from the coding sequence ATGAACGACATCCTTCCCGCGAAGCCCGGTTGGCTTTGGTTCGCTATGGGTTCCGCGCTGTTTGCAGCGGCGACGACGCTCTTGGGCAAAATCGGCGTCAGCGAAGTGAACTCGAATGTGGCGACGTTCATCCGCGTCGTCGTGATGTTCGCCGTCATGGCTGGTCTGCTAACGGCCCGTCGCGAGTGGAGTGGCTTCAGCGTGGTTTCGCCGCGCAGTTTGTTCTTTGTCGTCGCCAGCGGCCTGGCGACCGGTCTCTCGTGGCTCTGCTACTTCCGGGCGTTGCAACTCGCCCCAGCTTCGCGCGTGGCACCCATCGACAAACTGAGCGTGGCGCTGGTCATCATCTTTGCCGTCGCCTTCCTCGGCGAACCACTCACCTGGCAAGTCGCGCTGGGCGGTCTGCTAATCGTCACCGGCGTGATGGTGCTGTCGCTGGCTTAA
- a CDS encoding beta-ketoacyl-[acyl-carrier-protein] synthase family protein — protein MKREVVITGVGMVSPIGIGRDAFWTALDQGQSGIVTVPELAGATDVPYRLAGLFPNFDAKQYVQPRKTIKVMAREIQAAYAAAVIAMQDAALTKEQVDPFKLGVVLGSEILYGEIDELIDTYRQSTHDGVFHINEWTPHAMKSLFPLWMLKYLPNMAACHIGIVNDARGPNNTIVQGATSSLLAMQEAAAVIQRGHADVMVTGGSGAKIAFSGAPFRGWANLTHWQGPPTEAIKPFDRRRDGGLVGEGAGMFIFEAREHAERRGAKILAKVAGWSNRFEPPVDGRLTGSGIRASIATAIQSAGLSPQDVGHVNANAGGYLVDDRLEAQAIRAELGDVPVTAPKSFFGDLGASSGAVEAIASVLALQHGRIPRTLNYREPDPECPVNVVRDASLATDKPAALLLNHSDYGGAAAIVLTAG, from the coding sequence ATGAAACGCGAAGTGGTGATTACGGGCGTAGGCATGGTCAGCCCGATTGGCATCGGTCGCGACGCCTTTTGGACTGCGCTCGATCAAGGGCAAAGCGGCATCGTAACGGTGCCCGAATTGGCGGGTGCCACCGACGTCCCCTATCGTCTGGCTGGGCTGTTTCCCAATTTCGACGCCAAGCAGTATGTGCAGCCGCGCAAGACCATCAAGGTCATGGCCCGCGAAATTCAAGCTGCTTATGCCGCAGCGGTGATCGCGATGCAGGATGCAGCGCTCACGAAAGAGCAAGTCGACCCCTTTAAGCTCGGGGTCGTGCTCGGCAGTGAAATTTTGTACGGCGAAATCGACGAACTGATCGATACCTATCGGCAGTCAACTCACGACGGCGTCTTCCACATCAACGAGTGGACTCCGCACGCCATGAAGAGCCTCTTTCCGCTCTGGATGCTCAAGTATCTGCCGAATATGGCTGCTTGCCACATCGGCATTGTGAACGATGCCCGCGGGCCGAATAACACCATCGTGCAAGGCGCGACCTCCAGCTTGCTGGCGATGCAAGAGGCGGCCGCCGTGATTCAGCGCGGCCATGCCGACGTAATGGTCACCGGCGGCAGCGGCGCGAAGATCGCCTTCAGTGGTGCTCCGTTCCGTGGCTGGGCAAACCTCACGCATTGGCAAGGTCCCCCCACCGAAGCAATCAAGCCCTTCGATCGTCGCCGCGATGGTGGATTAGTTGGCGAAGGGGCCGGCATGTTCATTTTCGAAGCTCGCGAACATGCGGAACGGCGCGGAGCCAAAATCCTGGCCAAGGTAGCTGGCTGGAGCAATCGCTTCGAGCCACCCGTCGATGGTCGCCTCACCGGCTCGGGCATTCGCGCGTCGATCGCGACTGCGATTCAATCTGCCGGCCTAAGCCCACAGGACGTAGGCCACGTCAACGCCAATGCCGGTGGCTACCTGGTTGATGACCGGCTCGAAGCACAAGCCATTCGTGCCGAACTGGGCGATGTCCCGGTGACTGCACCCAAGAGCTTCTTTGGCGATCTGGGGGCCAGCAGCGGTGCCGTCGAAGCGATCGCCAGCGTTCTCGCGCTACAGCACGGTCGCATTCCTCGTACGCTTAACTATCGAGAGCCCGACCCCGAATGCCCGGTGAATGTCGTTCGCGATGCTTCGCTCGCCACCGACAAACCTGCCGCCCTGCTGCTCAATCACAGCGACTACGGCGGCGCAGCTGCCATCGTGCTGACGGCGGGTTAA
- a CDS encoding exo-alpha-sialidase gives MIFSWRICLIVFTLLGGTWPTRLASAQAVAEIKATPAKVLDLPGTGTDETAIDYAQLPVLPGKHAVICPGETTLKFQLHNYLLHHEGKFWCMWSQGPPVEDEPSQFIRYATSEDGLKWSEPKSLSGSPPEGYGYIARGLWVREGELLALVAFFKGKGAFGVNKELKLQAHVWDGKAAAWKLKGTVADNAINNFPPQRLSSGDWMTTKRDSRFNVSMLIGGVKSYDDWQAYPVVERSRIKGFSPDEPIWWEVAGASNSGANSPEKKLVALFRDNGGSSRLFQAFSTDNGRSWSLPAISNFPNSTSKIFSLQTTTGQRVLVSNANPKVGRRELHLSVSTDGLTFRHMARLGIPSPKPGTLQYPHVIEHDGHLLIAFSRNKNQSELFKVSLADIGALLPMK, from the coding sequence ATGATCTTCAGCTGGCGAATCTGCTTGATTGTCTTTACGCTTCTCGGTGGAACCTGGCCGACTCGACTGGCGAGTGCCCAGGCAGTTGCCGAGATTAAGGCGACGCCAGCAAAGGTGCTCGACCTGCCAGGGACAGGCACCGATGAGACAGCCATCGACTATGCTCAGCTGCCGGTATTGCCGGGCAAGCACGCGGTAATCTGCCCCGGCGAGACGACGCTGAAGTTTCAATTGCACAACTATCTGTTGCATCACGAAGGGAAGTTCTGGTGCATGTGGAGCCAAGGTCCGCCCGTCGAAGACGAGCCTTCACAATTCATTCGCTATGCCACCAGCGAAGACGGGCTGAAGTGGAGCGAGCCAAAATCCCTCAGCGGATCGCCGCCTGAAGGTTATGGTTACATTGCCCGTGGGCTTTGGGTGCGCGAAGGAGAACTCCTCGCGCTGGTTGCCTTCTTCAAAGGGAAGGGAGCCTTCGGAGTCAATAAAGAACTGAAGTTGCAAGCCCATGTGTGGGATGGCAAAGCCGCAGCCTGGAAGTTGAAGGGGACTGTGGCCGATAACGCGATCAACAATTTCCCTCCGCAACGGCTCTCGTCGGGTGATTGGATGACCACCAAGCGCGACAGTCGCTTCAACGTTTCGATGCTCATCGGCGGAGTAAAGTCGTACGACGATTGGCAAGCGTATCCCGTCGTCGAGCGGTCCCGCATCAAGGGATTCAGTCCCGATGAACCGATTTGGTGGGAAGTGGCTGGGGCCAGCAACTCGGGCGCAAATAGCCCCGAGAAAAAGCTCGTCGCCCTGTTTCGCGACAACGGCGGCAGCAGTCGCTTGTTCCAGGCCTTCTCGACCGATAACGGTCGCAGTTGGTCGTTACCGGCGATCAGCAATTTCCCCAATTCGACCAGCAAGATCTTTTCGCTGCAGACCACCACCGGTCAGCGCGTATTGGTCTCGAATGCCAACCCCAAGGTAGGTCGCCGCGAACTCCATTTGTCCGTTTCGACCGATGGGCTGACCTTTCGCCACATGGCCCGACTGGGCATTCCATCGCCCAAGCCCGGCACCTTGCAATATCCGCACGTCATCGAGCACGACGGCCACTTGCTGATTGCTTTCTCTCGCAACAAGAACCAATCGGAGCTATTCAAAGTGTCGCTAGCCGACATTGGGGCCCTGTTACCCATGAAATAG